A genomic region of Tsukamurella pulmonis contains the following coding sequences:
- a CDS encoding SRPBCC family protein: MRLRDHPIIEVSRELPCSPAEAWRLVTDITLPTRAEGELQHAEWLDGADGVAVGARFRGHNADPEIGEWFTEPEVTEVEDGRRWVWRVGPADDPLATWGFEVEPVEGGALVRQWARAGTGTSPLSEYIAEHPDQEARIIDFRLGLWRDYMRANLDLLAREVG; encoded by the coding sequence ATGCGCCTGCGCGACCATCCGATCATCGAGGTCTCCCGAGAGCTTCCATGCTCGCCGGCGGAGGCGTGGCGCCTCGTCACCGACATCACGCTCCCCACGCGCGCGGAAGGGGAGCTGCAGCACGCGGAATGGCTCGACGGAGCCGACGGCGTCGCCGTGGGAGCGCGGTTCCGTGGGCACAACGCCGACCCGGAGATCGGTGAATGGTTCACCGAGCCCGAGGTCACCGAGGTCGAGGACGGCCGGCGCTGGGTCTGGCGCGTGGGCCCTGCCGATGATCCGTTGGCCACGTGGGGATTCGAGGTCGAACCCGTCGAGGGCGGCGCGCTGGTGCGGCAGTGGGCGCGCGCCGGAACGGGGACCTCGCCCCTGAGCGAGTACATCGCGGAGCACCCGGATCAGGAGGCCCGGATCATCGACTTCCGCCTCGGCCTCTGGCGCGACTACATGCGGGCCAATCTCGACCTCCTCGCGCGCGAGGTGGGCTGA
- a CDS encoding methylated-DNA--[protein]-cysteine S-methyltransferase, which yields MPAGFALFDTAVGRCGIAWGADGAVTAVRLPEESDQATAQHLGEGAEPAAPPPAIERVITAVVDLVSGTNLDDDLAWVPLDMQGLTDFQRSVYDVARRIPPGVTRTYGEIATEIGLPGSARAVGRALGENPFPPVVPCHRVTAANGRTGGFSAGGGVTTKMRLLSTEQAVLGLW from the coding sequence GTGCCCGCCGGCTTCGCCCTCTTCGACACCGCTGTGGGGCGGTGCGGGATCGCCTGGGGCGCCGACGGTGCCGTGACCGCCGTCCGACTGCCGGAGGAGTCCGATCAGGCCACCGCGCAGCATCTCGGCGAGGGCGCGGAGCCGGCCGCGCCGCCGCCCGCGATCGAACGCGTGATCACGGCCGTCGTCGACCTGGTCTCCGGCACGAACCTCGACGACGATCTCGCCTGGGTGCCCCTGGACATGCAGGGGCTCACGGACTTCCAGCGCTCCGTCTACGACGTGGCCCGCCGGATCCCGCCCGGAGTCACCCGTACCTACGGCGAGATCGCCACGGAGATAGGCCTTCCCGGTTCCGCACGCGCCGTCGGTCGGGCGCTGGGCGAGAACCCCTTTCCCCCGGTCGTGCCCTGCCACCGGGTGACCGCCGCGAACGGCAGGACGGGCGGCTTCTCCGCCGGCGGCGGCGTCACGACCAAGATGCGCCTGCTCTCCACCGAGCAGGCCGTCCTCGGGCTCTGGTGA
- a CDS encoding type 1 glutamine amidotransferase codes for MTESTLVIGLVLPDVMGTYGDGGNALVLRQRARLRGIDAEVLPITLADPVPATCDIYTLGGAEDYAQRLATRHLTQYPGMQEAAAKGAPVLAICAAIQVLGHWYETSEGERVDGISLFDLTTTPQATRSIGEIEGVPLIDGLTQPLSGFENHRGGSALGPDAAPLMRVVRGTGNGAGAAVDGVVQGSVLGTYMHGPALARNPELADHLLARATGRSLEPLDLPDVELLRRERLRK; via the coding sequence ATCACCGAGTCCACCCTGGTCATCGGCCTGGTGCTGCCCGATGTGATGGGCACCTACGGCGACGGCGGCAACGCCCTGGTGCTGCGCCAGCGGGCGCGGCTGCGCGGCATCGACGCCGAGGTCCTGCCGATCACGCTGGCCGATCCGGTGCCCGCGACCTGCGACATCTACACCCTCGGCGGCGCCGAGGACTACGCGCAACGCCTGGCGACCCGCCACCTGACCCAGTACCCGGGCATGCAGGAGGCCGCGGCCAAGGGCGCGCCCGTGCTCGCGATCTGCGCGGCGATCCAGGTGCTCGGCCACTGGTACGAGACGTCCGAGGGCGAGCGTGTCGACGGCATCTCGCTCTTCGACCTGACCACGACCCCGCAGGCGACCCGCTCGATCGGCGAGATCGAGGGCGTGCCGCTGATCGACGGGCTCACCCAGCCGCTGAGCGGTTTCGAGAACCACCGCGGCGGTTCGGCTCTCGGCCCGGACGCCGCGCCGCTGATGCGCGTGGTCCGGGGCACGGGCAACGGCGCGGGCGCCGCGGTCGACGGGGTCGTCCAGGGCAGCGTGCTCGGCACCTACATGCACGGCCCGGCCCTCGCGCGGAACCCGGAGTTGGCCGATCATCTGCTGGCCCGCGCGACCGGGCGTTCGCTCGAGCCGCTGGACCTGCCGGACGTCGAGCTGCTCCGGCGCGAGCGCCTGCGGAAGTAG
- a CDS encoding Mur ligase family protein, whose translation MPGLPLRARAALLAARSAAWASQRAGRGKGSMIGGLVALKIEPNLMSRLAAGKRTVVVTGTNGKSTTTRMTAAALGTLGREVATQADGANMDAGIVATLTAHQRAPLAALEVDELHVPHVLDATDAEALVLLNLSRDQLDRVGEINAIERRLRAGVEAHPELTVIANCDDVLVTSVAYDAKNVVWVAAGAGWTSDSTSCPRSGEPIVRDGAHWYSTGTDFSRPEPDWWVDDTSIHGPDGFVAPLDLKLPGRANRGNAAQAVAAAVAMGADPRAAVEAVGTVGEVAGRYSTVIVGEHTVRMLLAKNPAGWQEAMSMIDGTAEGLVIAVNGQVPDGEDLSWLWDVQFERFDNGKVVASGERGADLAVRLTYAGAEHSLVADPLAAIASCPPGRVEVLANYTAFRDLNTALEGRRA comes from the coding sequence ATGCCCGGACTCCCCCTCCGCGCCCGCGCGGCGCTGCTCGCCGCCCGATCCGCAGCCTGGGCGTCGCAGCGCGCCGGGCGCGGCAAGGGCTCGATGATCGGCGGCCTGGTCGCGCTCAAGATCGAGCCGAATCTGATGTCCCGACTGGCCGCGGGCAAACGCACCGTCGTGGTGACCGGCACCAACGGCAAGTCGACCACCACCCGGATGACCGCGGCCGCACTCGGCACGCTCGGCCGCGAGGTCGCCACGCAGGCCGACGGGGCGAACATGGACGCCGGCATCGTCGCCACCCTCACCGCACACCAGCGCGCGCCGCTCGCCGCCCTCGAGGTCGACGAACTGCACGTGCCGCACGTGCTCGACGCCACCGACGCCGAGGCGCTCGTCCTGCTCAACCTCTCGCGCGACCAGCTCGACCGCGTCGGCGAGATCAACGCCATCGAGCGCAGGCTGCGCGCGGGCGTCGAGGCGCACCCCGAGCTGACCGTGATCGCGAACTGCGACGACGTGCTCGTGACCTCCGTCGCGTACGACGCGAAGAACGTGGTCTGGGTCGCGGCCGGCGCGGGCTGGACCAGCGACTCCACCTCGTGCCCCCGCTCGGGCGAGCCCATCGTCCGCGACGGCGCGCACTGGTACTCGACGGGGACCGACTTCTCCCGCCCGGAGCCCGACTGGTGGGTCGACGACACCTCCATCCACGGGCCGGACGGTTTCGTCGCGCCGCTGGATCTGAAACTGCCCGGTCGGGCGAACCGCGGCAACGCCGCGCAGGCAGTGGCCGCCGCGGTCGCAATGGGCGCCGACCCGCGGGCCGCGGTCGAGGCCGTCGGCACCGTCGGCGAGGTCGCGGGCCGCTACTCGACGGTGATCGTCGGCGAGCACACCGTCCGGATGCTGCTCGCGAAGAACCCCGCCGGCTGGCAGGAGGCCATGTCGATGATCGACGGCACCGCCGAGGGACTGGTGATCGCCGTGAACGGACAGGTCCCCGACGGTGAGGACCTCTCGTGGCTGTGGGACGTGCAGTTCGAGCGGTTCGACAACGGCAAGGTCGTGGCGTCGGGCGAGCGCGGGGCCGACCTCGCGGTGCGCCTGACCTACGCCGGGGCGGAGCACTCGCTCGTCGCCGATCCCCTCGCGGCGATCGCCTCGTGCCCGCCCGGACGGGTCGAAGTCCTCGCCAACTACACCGCGTTCCGCGACCTGAACACGGCACTGGAAGGGCGGCGCGCGTGA
- a CDS encoding class I SAM-dependent methyltransferase, whose protein sequence is MAELHEDRRRALSFGAIAEDYDRLRPRYADVTVDAITTGAGTAVDVGAGTGILARQLRERGVEVLAVEPDAAMAEVARASGVPAEVATFEDWDAQGRTFDLVTFGQSWHWVDAETAIPRLADLLAPGGRVVLLWNKLRPCRPSNDALRAASEDYVNVEAAGAGTAHDQLFAMAQLRRRFEEAGFVVTEREDGWVETQPKERWLDLVFTYSGHSTLPDDRRVALRAALAEVIGDGDVELSAGTTALIATR, encoded by the coding sequence ATGGCTGAACTGCACGAGGACCGGCGGCGGGCGCTCTCGTTCGGGGCGATCGCCGAGGATTACGACCGGCTGCGCCCCCGCTACGCGGACGTCACCGTCGACGCGATCACGACGGGCGCGGGCACCGCCGTCGACGTCGGGGCGGGCACGGGCATCCTGGCACGGCAACTGCGCGAGCGCGGCGTGGAGGTGCTGGCCGTCGAGCCGGATGCCGCGATGGCCGAGGTCGCGCGCGCCTCCGGCGTCCCGGCCGAGGTCGCGACGTTCGAGGACTGGGATGCGCAGGGCCGCACGTTCGACCTGGTCACCTTCGGCCAGTCCTGGCACTGGGTCGACGCCGAGACCGCGATCCCGCGGCTCGCGGACCTACTCGCCCCGGGCGGGCGTGTGGTGCTGTTGTGGAACAAGCTGCGGCCGTGCCGCCCGTCGAACGACGCGCTGCGTGCCGCGAGCGAGGACTACGTCAACGTCGAGGCCGCGGGCGCCGGCACCGCCCACGATCAACTGTTCGCGATGGCGCAGCTTCGCCGTCGGTTCGAGGAGGCGGGCTTCGTCGTGACCGAGCGCGAGGACGGCTGGGTCGAGACGCAGCCCAAGGAGCGCTGGCTGGACCTGGTCTTCACGTACTCAGGGCACTCAACCCTGCCGGACGACCGCCGGGTCGCGCTGCGTGCCGCGCTCGCCGAGGTCATCGGCGACGGTGACGTCGAGCTCTCGGCCGGCACCACCGCCCTCATCGCCACCCGGTAG
- a CDS encoding EamA family transporter — protein sequence MTPRHRLVALFVVVLWGLNFLAIRYGLDYFPPLFLGALRFLVLALPVLLFVRPPKGPVKWLLLYGIGSGTFQFGLLFTAMHIGMPTGLASLVLQSSAPFTVLLGAVLLHEKLAVRQIVGIGIAVVGMGLIIADRADAAAGVGVLGVALTLLGGLSWAFGNIGQRLAAPSEPFRFTLWMSVIPPLPMLALSAAVEGPTTGWKALAHSLDGTEGRLALLGVAYIAILSTVVGYGLWGALMARYPASTVAPATLLVPVVGIAASAVVLGEHPTALALAGAGTVIAGCLLGMLRRPSPLPGGDEGGGAGRELDVTVADDLGERGTQRDPAVVRQG from the coding sequence ATGACCCCCCGCCACCGCCTCGTCGCCCTGTTCGTCGTCGTGCTGTGGGGACTGAACTTCCTCGCCATCCGCTACGGCCTGGACTACTTCCCGCCGCTGTTCCTGGGCGCGCTGCGCTTCCTGGTTCTCGCGCTCCCGGTGCTGCTGTTCGTGCGCCCGCCGAAGGGGCCGGTGAAGTGGCTGCTGCTCTACGGCATCGGCTCGGGCACCTTCCAGTTCGGCCTGTTGTTCACCGCCATGCACATCGGGATGCCGACCGGCCTGGCCTCGCTGGTGCTGCAGTCCTCGGCGCCGTTCACCGTCCTGCTCGGCGCCGTGCTGCTGCACGAGAAGCTGGCCGTCCGGCAGATCGTCGGCATCGGGATCGCGGTCGTCGGGATGGGCCTGATCATCGCCGACCGCGCGGACGCCGCGGCGGGCGTCGGCGTCCTCGGCGTCGCGCTCACCCTGTTGGGAGGCCTGAGCTGGGCGTTCGGCAACATCGGGCAGCGGCTGGCGGCACCGTCGGAGCCCTTCCGCTTCACCCTGTGGATGTCGGTGATCCCGCCCCTGCCGATGCTGGCGCTCAGCGCCGCCGTGGAGGGCCCCACCACAGGGTGGAAGGCCCTGGCGCACAGCCTCGACGGCACCGAGGGTCGTCTGGCTCTGCTGGGTGTGGCGTACATCGCGATCCTCAGCACCGTCGTCGGGTACGGGCTGTGGGGCGCGCTGATGGCCCGCTACCCCGCCTCGACCGTCGCGCCGGCCACGCTGCTGGTCCCGGTCGTCGGGATCGCCGCGAGCGCGGTCGTGCTCGGCGAGCACCCGACGGCGCTCGCGCTGGCCGGCGCCGGGACGGTCATCGCCGGCTGCCTGCTCGGCATGCTGCGGCGGCCGTCGCCGCTACCGGGTGGCGATGAGGGCGGTGGTGCCGGCCGAGAGCTCGACGTCACCGTCGCCGATGACCTCGGCGAGCGCGGCACGCAGCGCGACCCGGCGGTCGTCCGGCAGGGTTGA
- a CDS encoding LysR family transcriptional regulator → MDVHRLRILRELADRGTVAATARAMDMTPSAVSQQLKVLAREAGVDLLEPDGRRVRLTDAGLALVVRAESVLGELDRARAEMDRYRSTPVGVVRLTLFPSAAELLLPGVLRRTAAAGVQVAAADADLPGTELPAMLADADVVVAHRDERAGPLGGPRIASRVLMREPIDLVVPVDHPFAEAGRVDATQLADLDWISVRDGFPVDDVLRSLATITGVQPRVVQRINDFHTIQAMVAAGLGVALVARHAVTHPGVRGLEIAGVLAARILEAATRPGAERRPAVAAVLRALDEEVAAVG, encoded by the coding sequence ATGGACGTGCACCGGCTCCGGATCCTTCGCGAACTGGCCGATCGCGGCACCGTCGCCGCGACGGCACGGGCGATGGACATGACCCCGTCGGCGGTCTCCCAGCAACTCAAGGTGCTCGCACGGGAGGCGGGCGTCGATCTGCTCGAGCCCGACGGCCGGCGCGTGCGCCTCACCGACGCCGGTCTCGCGCTGGTGGTCCGCGCGGAATCGGTGCTGGGCGAACTGGATCGGGCTCGCGCGGAGATGGATCGGTACCGCTCGACCCCCGTCGGCGTCGTCCGGCTCACACTCTTCCCGTCGGCCGCGGAGCTGCTGCTGCCGGGCGTGCTGCGGCGCACCGCCGCCGCCGGAGTGCAGGTGGCCGCGGCGGACGCGGACCTGCCGGGCACCGAGCTGCCGGCGATGCTCGCGGATGCGGACGTGGTGGTCGCGCACCGTGACGAGCGGGCCGGCCCGCTGGGCGGACCCCGGATCGCCTCCCGCGTGCTCATGCGGGAGCCGATCGACCTGGTGGTTCCGGTGGACCACCCGTTCGCCGAGGCGGGCCGGGTCGACGCGACGCAGCTCGCCGACCTCGACTGGATCAGCGTGCGCGACGGCTTCCCCGTCGACGACGTGCTCCGCTCCCTCGCCACGATCACCGGCGTGCAGCCGCGGGTGGTGCAGCGCATCAACGACTTCCACACGATCCAGGCCATGGTGGCGGCCGGGCTCGGGGTCGCGCTCGTCGCGCGCCACGCGGTGACCCACCCCGGAGTCCGGGGGCTCGAGATCGCCGGTGTGCTGGCCGCCCGCATTCTCGAGGCGGCGACGCGGCCCGGGGCTGAACGCCGGCCCGCCGTCGCGGCGGTGCTGCGCGCGCTCGACGAGGAGGTCGCGGCGGTGGGTTGA
- a CDS encoding MFS transporter: protein MTSSSQVAAPPALRAVGALTCAAALITMGICLRLIFGSSSAVLAEIRDAYGLSGAEVALLTTGPVLCLGLFSAAAPRLAHRYTAVVVATAAVAMVALGSALRIAPSWTVLLGGTLLAGAGIALGNVLGPVLVRIFFPHRLGLMTGLFTAMVCLSTGFASALTVPGATALGGSWRGALALWAIPALAAAALLTVVTVRYLAFRRSVPESDGAAETGAARTVLRSPVAWAVTGFMGLQSLQAYALIGWIPTIYRDRGLSAQTGGAMLAIGGLLSVVTALSFPQWAARRREQRTVAVAAVGLQAIGVFGVLAFGTGIGAWIANVFVGFGLGAMISLAVTMMNLRAATTAQAVSLSAMSQTVGYLLAAWGPMLMGVLHGVHDDWTLPLVGLLILLVPLLLCGLVAGGNKSVGSAGADDGAGARART from the coding sequence ATGACGTCGAGCTCGCAAGTCGCCGCCCCGCCCGCGCTCCGGGCCGTCGGCGCCCTGACGTGCGCCGCCGCCCTGATCACGATGGGCATCTGCCTGCGACTGATCTTCGGCAGCTCGTCGGCCGTGCTCGCGGAGATCCGGGACGCGTACGGACTGAGCGGCGCCGAGGTCGCGCTCCTCACCACCGGCCCCGTGCTCTGCCTCGGGCTGTTCTCGGCCGCCGCGCCGCGTCTGGCCCACCGGTACACGGCCGTGGTGGTGGCGACCGCCGCCGTCGCGATGGTCGCGCTCGGCAGCGCGCTGCGGATCGCGCCCAGTTGGACGGTGCTCCTCGGCGGCACGCTGCTCGCCGGCGCCGGGATCGCCCTGGGCAACGTCCTCGGGCCGGTGCTGGTGCGGATCTTCTTCCCGCACCGCCTCGGGCTGATGACCGGCCTGTTCACCGCGATGGTGTGCCTGTCCACCGGGTTCGCCTCGGCGCTCACGGTTCCCGGTGCGACGGCGCTCGGCGGCAGTTGGCGCGGTGCCCTGGCCCTGTGGGCGATCCCCGCGCTCGCCGCCGCGGCACTGCTCACGGTGGTCACCGTGCGCTACCTCGCCTTCCGCCGGAGCGTCCCCGAGTCCGACGGTGCCGCCGAGACCGGAGCCGCCCGGACGGTGCTGCGCAGTCCGGTGGCCTGGGCGGTCACCGGGTTCATGGGGCTGCAGTCGCTGCAGGCCTACGCCCTGATCGGCTGGATCCCCACCATCTACCGCGACCGGGGCCTGTCGGCGCAGACCGGTGGCGCCATGCTGGCGATCGGCGGCCTGCTCAGCGTGGTGACCGCGCTCAGCTTCCCGCAGTGGGCCGCGCGTCGCCGCGAGCAGCGGACCGTCGCGGTGGCGGCCGTTGGGCTGCAGGCGATCGGCGTGTTCGGCGTGCTCGCCTTCGGTACCGGGATCGGTGCCTGGATCGCGAACGTCTTCGTCGGCTTCGGCCTGGGGGCGATGATCTCGCTGGCCGTCACGATGATGAACCTGCGCGCCGCCACCACCGCGCAGGCGGTCTCGCTGTCCGCGATGTCGCAGACGGTGGGCTACCTGCTCGCCGCCTGGGGGCCGATGCTCATGGGCGTCCTGCACGGCGTGCACGACGACTGGACGCTCCCGCTGGTCGGCCTGCTGATCCTGCTGGTGCCGCTCCTGTTGTGCGGGCTCGTCGCCGGTGGGAACAAGAGCGTCGGAAGTGCTGGGGCCGACGACGGGGCGGGGGCGCGGGCGCGCACGTAA
- a CDS encoding FAD-binding dehydrogenase has protein sequence MSEHDAPDAIVVGAGLAGLVAAYELSRAGRRVLIVDQENRNNLGGQAFWSLGGLFLVDSPEQRRLGIKDSFELAWQDWTGSAGFDREDEDRWPRQWARAYVEFATHRKRDYLRRLGLGFTPVVGWAERGGGTADGHGNSVPRFHLTWGTGPEVVRVFREPVERAEAKGLVRFAFRHRVDELITGADGAIVCVRGAVLEPTDLERGVASSRETVGEFEFRAPTVLVTSGGIGHNFDLMRQYWPAERLGPFPRHMIAGVPAHVDGRMLAISEEAGANIVNRDRVWAYTEGIHNWDPIWPDHAIRIIPGPSSLWFDANGNRFTAPNFPGFDTNATMKAILETGYDYSWFVLTQTIIEKEFALSGSEQNPDITEKDLKLALGRVKSKGAPGPVEAFKQHGEDFVVADTLEELVAGMNAIGRGGHVELEHLRTQIEARDRETANAFSKDAQLQAMHNARNYLGDKVVRVAKPHRILDPAHGPLIAVRLNILSRKTLGGLETDLSARVLGADGAPVPGLYAAGEVAGFGGGGVHGYNALEGTFLGGCIFSGMTAGRAAAAATGGRKGVRA, from the coding sequence ATGAGCGAACACGACGCCCCGGATGCGATCGTCGTCGGTGCGGGACTCGCGGGCCTGGTGGCCGCGTACGAGCTGTCGCGAGCGGGACGCCGGGTCCTCATCGTCGACCAGGAGAACCGCAACAATCTCGGCGGCCAGGCGTTCTGGAGCCTCGGCGGCCTGTTCCTGGTGGACTCGCCGGAACAGCGGCGCCTCGGCATCAAGGACTCCTTCGAGCTGGCGTGGCAGGACTGGACGGGCTCGGCGGGCTTCGACCGTGAGGACGAGGACCGCTGGCCCCGGCAGTGGGCCCGGGCCTACGTCGAGTTCGCCACCCACCGCAAGCGCGACTACCTGCGCCGCCTCGGCCTCGGTTTCACCCCGGTGGTCGGCTGGGCGGAGCGGGGCGGCGGCACCGCCGACGGCCACGGCAACTCCGTCCCGCGCTTCCACCTCACCTGGGGCACCGGCCCCGAGGTGGTGCGGGTCTTCCGCGAGCCGGTCGAGCGCGCGGAGGCGAAGGGGCTGGTGCGCTTCGCCTTCCGGCACCGCGTCGACGAGCTGATCACCGGTGCCGACGGCGCGATCGTCTGTGTCCGCGGCGCGGTCCTCGAGCCCACGGACCTCGAGCGCGGCGTGGCCAGCAGCCGGGAGACGGTCGGGGAATTCGAGTTCCGCGCACCGACGGTGCTCGTCACCTCGGGCGGCATCGGCCACAACTTCGATCTCATGCGCCAGTACTGGCCCGCCGAGCGCCTCGGCCCGTTCCCGCGGCACATGATCGCCGGCGTGCCCGCGCACGTCGACGGGCGCATGCTCGCGATCTCCGAGGAGGCAGGCGCGAACATCGTGAACCGCGACCGCGTCTGGGCCTACACCGAGGGCATCCACAATTGGGACCCGATCTGGCCCGACCACGCGATCCGCATCATCCCGGGGCCCTCGTCCCTGTGGTTCGATGCGAACGGCAACCGGTTCACGGCGCCGAACTTCCCTGGATTCGACACCAACGCCACGATGAAGGCGATCCTCGAGACCGGTTACGACTACTCGTGGTTCGTGCTCACGCAGACGATCATCGAGAAGGAGTTCGCGCTCTCGGGGTCGGAGCAGAACCCCGACATCACCGAGAAGGACCTGAAACTCGCCCTCGGGCGGGTGAAGTCGAAGGGGGCGCCGGGCCCGGTCGAGGCGTTCAAGCAGCACGGCGAGGACTTCGTCGTCGCCGACACCCTGGAGGAACTGGTCGCGGGTATGAACGCGATCGGCCGCGGCGGGCACGTCGAACTCGAACACCTGCGTACCCAGATCGAGGCGCGCGACCGTGAGACCGCCAACGCGTTCAGCAAGGACGCCCAGCTGCAGGCGATGCACAACGCGCGGAACTATCTGGGCGACAAGGTGGTCCGTGTCGCCAAGCCGCACCGCATCCTGGACCCCGCGCACGGGCCGCTCATCGCGGTGCGCCTGAACATCCTCTCCCGCAAGACCCTGGGCGGGCTCGAGACCGACCTCTCGGCGCGCGTCCTCGGGGCCGACGGTGCGCCCGTGCCCGGCCTGTACGCCGCCGGTGAGGTCGCCGGGTTCGGCGGCGGCGGTGTGCACGGGTACAACGCACTGGAGGGCACGTTCCTCGGCGGATGCATATTCTCGGGGATGACGGCGGGCCGCGCGGCAGCGGCCGCCACCGGTGGACGGAAGGGAGTGAGGGCGTGA
- a CDS encoding SDR family oxidoreductase yields MSGRTALVTGATSGIGYETAKLLAQKGYRVLGTSRDPETIAADKRIPGVEYLALDLADRDSVAACAAAAGHVDVVVNNAGESQSGPLEELPADAVDRLFQTNVFGAVQLTQRLLPAMREQRYGRVIMVGSMLASFPLAYRGSYVAAKAALKGFASAARQELSPFGVAVTTVEPGSIATGIGERRTKYIADNSVYRTDFDTMIENLDANERAGITPKQVAEVIVKAIEADKPREFAAVGSNAPLVFLLKRLVPVEVVSSIVARKHGLKR; encoded by the coding sequence GTGAGCGGACGTACCGCACTGGTGACCGGGGCGACTTCCGGCATCGGCTACGAGACGGCGAAGCTGCTGGCACAGAAGGGGTATCGAGTTCTCGGTACCAGTCGTGATCCGGAGACGATCGCGGCGGACAAGCGGATCCCCGGGGTGGAGTACCTGGCGCTGGATCTGGCCGACCGGGATTCGGTCGCGGCCTGTGCCGCCGCGGCCGGCCACGTCGACGTCGTGGTCAACAACGCGGGCGAGAGCCAGTCCGGCCCGCTGGAGGAGCTCCCCGCGGACGCCGTGGACCGCCTCTTCCAGACGAACGTCTTCGGCGCGGTGCAGCTGACGCAGCGCCTGCTCCCGGCGATGCGCGAGCAGCGCTACGGCCGCGTGATCATGGTCGGCTCGATGCTCGCCAGCTTCCCGCTCGCCTACCGCGGCTCCTACGTCGCGGCGAAGGCCGCGCTCAAGGGCTTCGCCTCCGCCGCGCGCCAGGAGCTCTCACCCTTCGGCGTCGCGGTGACCACCGTCGAACCCGGCTCGATCGCGACCGGCATCGGCGAGCGGCGCACCAAGTACATCGCCGACAACTCGGTGTACCGCACCGACTTCGACACGATGATCGAGAACCTCGATGCCAATGAGCGTGCGGGCATCACCCCGAAGCAGGTGGCGGAGGTGATCGTGAAGGCGATCGAGGCGGACAAGCCCCGCGAGTTCGCCGCGGTGGGCAGCAACGCGCCGCTGGTCTTCCTGCTCAAGCGCCTGGTGCCCGTCGAGGTCGTCTCGAGCATCGTCGCGCGCAAGCACGGACTCAAGCGGTAG
- a CDS encoding zinc ribbon domain-containing protein, which produces MHVLIEPTQRYLACVVCGCTTFDRREVKMNTTGASFLGFDWANRSGDGAICTACGYVHTFLGPGHSWVNATP; this is translated from the coding sequence GTGCACGTCCTGATCGAGCCGACCCAGCGCTATCTCGCGTGCGTGGTGTGCGGTTGCACCACGTTCGATCGGCGGGAGGTGAAGATGAACACCACCGGTGCTTCCTTCCTCGGCTTCGACTGGGCCAATAGGTCCGGGGACGGAGCGATCTGCACGGCGTGCGGGTACGTCCACACGTTCCTCGGTCCCGGGCACAGCTGGGTGAACGCGACCCCGTAG
- a CDS encoding RrF2 family transcriptional regulator, whose translation MRLTGFSDVGLRILIRLAVAEDGDRLSTRDIAAEMQVSYAHATKACAHLSARGWIEADRGRGGGVTLTASGRAAALGDVVRSLEGDDDGELIDCAGLGCPLRSACRLRSALATARAAFYASLNTVTVASLAQPPTRAVVLELTNR comes from the coding sequence GTGAGGCTCACAGGATTCAGCGACGTCGGACTACGGATCTTGATCCGGCTCGCCGTCGCGGAGGACGGGGACCGGCTCTCGACCCGCGACATCGCCGCCGAGATGCAGGTGTCCTACGCCCATGCGACGAAGGCGTGCGCACACCTGTCCGCCCGCGGATGGATCGAGGCGGATCGCGGCCGCGGCGGGGGCGTCACGCTCACTGCGTCCGGCCGTGCCGCTGCGCTCGGCGACGTCGTGCGCTCCCTGGAGGGCGACGACGACGGCGAGCTCATCGATTGCGCGGGCCTGGGGTGCCCACTCCGGTCCGCGTGCCGGCTCCGGTCCGCCCTCGCCACCGCGCGCGCGGCGTTCTACGCGTCGCTGAACACCGTCACCGTGGCCTCGCTGGCGCAACCGCCCACTCGAGCGGTCGTGCTCGAACTCACGAACCGATAA